CTTGGTGTAGTGGCCAAATGAAAACGAAATGTAAAAGCTAACCAGGGaaagcaactccttaaaagttaggaatgggcaagtggaagctagtgagaaATATCTGTGTCTATGAGATGTCAAGAattaatcaaacaaattcaatagaatgaaaacatagaagaaaatctaaaatatctcattggaaaaacaactgacctggaaaatagatccaggagaaataatctcAGAATAATTGGATGACCCAAAAGCCACATTCAAAAGgaagacctggacagcatctttcaggaaattgtcaaggaaaattgctctgatatcctggaaccagagaacaaaataggcattgaaaaaatctaccaatcacctcagaaaagagatcccaaaattaaaagtCCGAgaaacattatagtcaaattacAGGAccatcaggtcaaggaaaaaatactatgagtgatcagaaagaaacaattcaagtatcaaggaGCCACAATTAGGATTACAGAGGGCTTAGCAGCtacaacattaaaggattggagttCATAGAACATGATatcctggaaggcaaaggagctcatactacaaccaagaatcacttatacGGTGAAATTACATATAATACATCAAGGAGGGGAAAGGTCATTCAAGtaaatagaaggatttcaggctttcataaagagaagaccagaattgaacaaaaaaaaatgatctccAGTATCAAGGCctaagagaagcctaaaaagttaaaaaaggaaaagaaacataagggattcaatggagctgaactgtttacactcctacaggggaagatgacacttgtaattcttaaaaattctaccactaatagtacagctagaatgAATATACATAGCCAGAGGGTATcagtataaggtgaatttgagggaatggcataaaaaataattaaggggtaagaaagaggagTATATTGGgtgcaaaaggaaggaaaaggtagaACTGAGCAAACTATTACACATGAAGAGGCACGAAAGACTTACTAGAGTAGAAGTGAAGATGGGAAGGTTGgtgatgggcattgcttgaactttattctcatcaatactggctcaaagaggaaataatataaacAGTCAGTTGAatattgaaatctatcttgcccaacagAGAAGTAGTAGGGGAGGAGATTAAATTAAGATGGTAGGGGTGGTATGGTGGGTGAGGAGagggactgacagaagagagggaagaccaAGGGAagtgacagaaagaagaaaaattctgttgaggagagaaagagtgaaaggagagagagagaacaaacaggaggaaaaataggatgggggaaaatacacagctagtaatcataactatgaatgtgaatgggatgaaatctcccataaaaagaaatggatagcaagcagaatggatcaaaaattagaatccaacaatatgttgctttcaaacttacaagaaacacatagaGCGAAAGTATGGGGCTGCaccagaatctattatgcttcagctgaagtaaaaaaaatcaggagtatcaatcctgatctcagacaaagcaaaagcaaaaatagacctaatgaaaagagataaagCAGGAAACACATTCTaagaggtaccatagacaatgaagtaatatcaatactaaacatatatgtgccaAGTAGTATGGCATACAAGTTCTTAAAGACGTTAAGTGAGctacaggttcatgaccaaacaagagttagtgttatgaaatgtagaatagttaattttgattaaattaaattaaaaagcttttgtacaaagaaaaccaaagcaactaagatttgaaggaaaccagatagctgagaaacaatctttatagcaagtgtctctgataaaggcctcatttctcaaatatagagagaactgagtcagctTTATGAGAAcactagccattccccaattgataaatggtcaaaggatatgaagaggtagttctcagatgaagaaatcaaagctatctataggtatatgaagaagtgctctaaataatatttgattagagaaatgcacattaaaaacaactttgaagtaccaCTTCATACGTAAGAGATTAGGTAATACtactaaaaaggaaaatgataaatgttggagaagatgtgggaaaattgggacaatacttcactgttgatagagttgtgaactgattcaaccattctggagagcaatttggaactatgcccaaagggcaaccaaattgtgtatgaactttgatccagcaatatgactactaggtctgtatcctaaagagatcattaaaaagggaaaagagcctacatgtgcaaaaatatatataacagccctttttgtggtggaaaaatattggaaattgaggagatgcctatcaattggggaatgattgaagaagctgtggtatatgaatgcaatggaacactattgtgcaataagaaatggtgaacaggcatatttcagaaaatcctggaaagacctgtatgaactgatgcaaagtgaaatgagcagaaccagaaaacacTGTagacagtatcagcaatattgtgtgatgatcaggtATGAATGACtcgactcttctcagcaacacaatgatccaagacaagtacaaaggactcaggaaagaaaaatgctatccacatccagataaagaactgatggactctaaatccaaatcaaagcatattttttcacatactttattctttttcatgctttccccccttttgatttgtttcttctttcaaaactgtaattaatacagaaatatgttttacatgttgacacatgcataacctatatcaaattgcttaccattttaagaagaggggaggggaggtaggagggaagaaaaacttggaactcaaaatcttgtaaaaaatgaatgctaacaattgtcttgacatgtatttggggaaaaataatgtactactcaaaatgaagaaaaaataaagtagcaACAGTTAGAGAAAAGGAGTGAGAAGCagggaagatggaaaagaaaagaactcattaCAGGGAGGACATCACAGATAATCTAGCAAAGAGacttagaaagagaaaaatagagaaaaaaacttgcatttttttcctcatattttctGCTTCTAGacctgtatttatttttatgtttgcatTAAAAGTCATTGGTCTTACTAtatggagaaaactgagaaataacTCCCCACACCATGTCAATAATAATGACTCCACCCATCCCCAAATCAGTAATAAGTGATTTCATCTCTATTGAAATAGAggcaattttattttctgtgattttcttcagtgtttaccATGTCTAGTACCTTcctattttgaaaaatgtttcaatATGTTTTAGTCatgctttttgttttaaaatcacaGACATTTCTAGAAATACCTTTTCCTCCCACCCTGAACTTCCCATTGTTACAAACTCTCCCTTTTAACATTTAAGCAATATAGTGACTGTTTCTGGTGATAGATACACTATTCTGCCTAGTTAGCCCTTTGCTTCTCTGCTTACAGGAGGGAAGTATGTCTGGGACGACTCTTGGTTTTTCATTTACACAGAGTTACTTTCCTTTTAAAGATTTTTCAGTGATTTCATTGAGGAAACTATTCATTTTGTCTAGGTTCGAAGTTTCTGTACAACCTGCATGTCTTTAGCCTTCTGTTTCCTTACTCCTGCACCACATTTTCCAATACATTTTTTGCCAGtctcacctagtccaacctttgTGTTCAAATTACCACTATTTTGTCTAGTTTGGTTAATACTTGAAAATTTTATAATGtgtttcctctttatctttttatttaattccTCATATTCTGATACAAGGTATCAAAACTTACTATTATCGATCTTTTAAAATTATGCCTTCTTCTGTAAGACTATgaagttttataaattttatgttATGGTCATTaggtacatacatatttaaaatttGGGTACTCTCTTTTTGGATATTTGCATGATAAAATGCCATTATTTATCTCCTCTAATGCTTTATGTATGGTTTGAATTCCACTTTGCTTACTTATCCATGTCACTCTTACTTTTCATGATTTGGTATGACGATATGATAAATTTTATATCACCCTTTGAgacaaatttattaaatatttataaattgaaTGTTTCCAAGTCTGAAAACAATTGACCAAAAAGTCACAGAAGATATATAACCACTATTAACTATAAAAATACCAAACAGCTCACACAGGGCATCACAAGCACAGTTAAGtctaagaaacaaaataaaataaagacaaaataaaaaaaaatacggTCAACAGCAGtcataagcaaaaagctttctttattctgttGGAGGAAGGAAACTAGATACATGTGCTAGGGCCTACTTGAGTAGGAGATTCTCTTTAGTGTGGGTAAATCTTAATACACATAGCAATGGATGCACAGTGAGGTGTAGCCTTGACAATGAGGGGTGACAGTAACAATGAAATAAGTTTGATTGACAGCAGGGCTTCATGATTGGAACAGGAGTCCTGTAGGTGCTTGTCTGAGTTCAAGGACcacctagggctgttgtgaacaAATTCTGGGATGTTGCTGCAGCtgagttcatccagagggtgagcaaaaaacatttttgttacaCCAATATCGAAGTACGGCTTGCTTGCTGGAACTTAGCTCTGTAGAATAGGGtatctcctaatagtaaaaacaggagtaaaaagagaggggtggtcttAGCATGGGGATCCTGACAATGTATttcctgaaaacaactgaattcTTGATTTTATTCTATTCCTTATTTTTTCCTCACGGAAGAGTCCAGTCAACTTAGCTTTACCAaagtcagtatttttttcttttttgaatcccTATTGAATTTATCACAAGGGAATAAAAACTTTCATAATTAGATCTTTTGTTGGACCTGTTAAGTCATCAGTATGGATATTCCTTTTGATGAAGTAGACCATAGCCCATCCATGACTGCCTATTCTGCATGTCTCTAGGCCATGTCCTTCTTGTCAGTCTTTTAAAGGGTATCCAGCTGACAGGATAGGAACTTGTTTTGAAATCTCTTGACATTGAAAGGATACCAATGAGTTGTGCAGTTGGGCCATCAGTTACCTAGTCCTTTCCTGTTATAGCCCCATCTAACACTTCATCTTTGAGACTTGCCTCCCTTGGAACCAGCAAAAACAATTAATACAGTGGCGGTGTCTTACCAAGGATGAAACATTCTACCCTCTCTGTTAAGAGGAGGCAAATAGAGTTTATTACCTATTGTCTTGGACTAAGACTGATCATTTTGATTACTTAGTGTTTTGGctccttttaaagttcttttcatttatattatcttAATCATGTATATAATCTTGATAAAAATCTTAATCATGTGTGTCTTTGTACCTTCATCTTTTGGTTCAGCTTACTTCATTCTATCTCTTCATCCTTGTTTTCACATGTTTCTTTTCCATGTTTcacttcttcatattcatcatttacCATTTAATAACACTGTAACAAtgcatataccacagtttgttcagccattcccaaacttTGTTTTGAATTCTTGATTCCCGCAAAGTAAAATGCCACTATTAATATCTTGTTATACATATCAGGGCTCTCTTTGACAACCTGAGTATATATGATCAGCAGTGGGATCTCACACTTAAAAGGTATGAATAGTTTAGTCATTACTctcacatagttccaaattatttctcaGCATAGTTAAAAGAATTCACATTAGTCCAACTTCTTGTTTCTTTGGAGCTATATATTTCTCTGATGGCATTCTTTATATTGCTATTCTTAAGTAgttctttgtttccattttttgtttattAAGAATTAAAAATCTTATTATTTACCATGATAAACCTGAGTGTAACaaaactctcaaaagtcttctgcaCTATATAGCTAACTGTAGGttttaaaacatcaaaaataACTCTGGACTCCTTTAGCAAATAAAAGTAAAGTAACATTATCTTAtctgtgtctctttttcctttttagttttcACTTTTTAATATGTATCAGAAACATTTAGTCATTCAGGCTATATGATATTGTCTAACTAGAAACTATTTTGTTTTGAATTGAGAAATGTGAATCATTTCAAATACCTCCCTTTTGGAGTGGAGTCATGGTTGTAGTTCAAAGACTGCCCAAAGGTCACGTCTCTCTGAAAACTCTTCTTGAAAGTTTTCTTGGGTGATCTTCTGGATGAGTGTTCATACTATTTTGTTTTGCTAAATTTTCTGGGTTGACTCTAATCCATAGGTTGTTCCATCTTCACCTATCCTGTGAGCTTGTCACTGCATTGtagctttttaatgtttttcaatAATTGATCCGTTTTCCCATCATGTTCTACCATTTCAGCATTGCTATATACAGTTATGTTTCCTATTGTTGTAAGCCAGTTGTTTCTGTGGATTATTTTTTAGGCTTTTTATTATACTTTCAATGTTGCTTTTTTCTCATTGTTTCCTTTCTATAGATTTTAGCTATCTTCATCCTGACCTGGTTCCTtcttctgaataaaaaaaaatttctataaacTCCTTCACTTTGGAGATATTCATACCAATGCTTTTTCTTGCTTAATGACATTAtgtgtcatttatttatttgaagcTATTTCTTACTATATCTTATGTTACTGAATGTTGTTTTGCCATCTAGCATTTGCTTCTGGCACTTTATCCTTTTTCAGCCACATGAGGGCATGTTTTTTGAATTGGCACACATTACTTACATTAAATTCTGCTTGATTcatatctctctctgtgtttttttAGACATTTTACCTTCTCTTTTGTGTTCCTTTTGTTGCTTTTTGAGAGATATTAAATGAGGCTAACCCTCTTCAAAATTCTTGTTCTACCATCTTGACAGAAAGTCAGGTGTGTAAGCTTCATGAGCATCTCTTACACTTCTCCTAAGAGTGTTTCTCTTATTTATATGATACAAACCCAGTAAAACCACCACCCCCATCATCACTAgtatttctatagccctttaaggttttcaaaatgctttacaaatattatctcattttattcttataacaatcctggaagggaggtgctcttaatattccatttttatagatgacttgcccaaggtcacacagatagcaactCAAGTATAGTACTCTATCTATTGTGTGacttaagtgctttacaaatacagaTATACATGAAACTGCATATTATGCAAACAAACTGAACAGTTATTTGAAATAACAATGCCAATCATCAGCATCTCTTCATGTTAAATGCATCATGGCTAAGGAGAAAGAAGACTATACCAATTTGATCAATACATGTCAGCCTTTTGATTGACAAATAACCaactatttataaagcactgtgccaagtgcagTATAAATAATATGAAGTGAAAGTCATAGCTCCTAGAACTATAAGCTATTTGGAGAAATAAGAAATACACTTATATGGAAAAAAGATAAATAGCAATATGTCAGAATATTTGTCAGGAGGCGATCCACACAAAAGCATTAAATTGTCTCACCAAAACCTGCCTTACAGGTAGATGTCACCAGATGCTGTCTATGCCAATGTTTTCCCTCTTCCAAGGTCCCAGAATACTCAGGTATTAATTGATCCCTCTGCTCCAGGCTTGCTGAGTGTCAAGGATAGGGCCCCAAAGGAATGACAAGTAAATGTAAGCTCCAATGTATGTGAGAAATGTTTCAGTTCCTGGAACTGAGAGGTGCTCCATGCAAAGAGGCAAAGGTATTGTCAGATCTATactatcatcttcctgtgtaatTGACTGAAAAAGAGAAACTTTTAGTCTCTGACTAGAGAATTGAGTTTTACAAAAATCTTAAGTTTTCCCTTCTCTGATGCCCGGCAGGGCAAatcttggaagaaccaaaatattacctctcagcctcagtcagTCATGTCTAAGGTTGTTAGTAATTTGTCCtctccttattctcttccctGACCCTCTCCTCCTTAACCTATCCatacttttttcctctccttttccagaTTTCTCACATTCACTTGAAAAAGTTTTGACCCTAGGAAATGAGACTGCTAGTGTTCAGAGACCTCATTCTCATTCTTGGGAATCCTAAAACTGCAAATGGTAGTAGGATTAGCTGACTGCCAAAACACACCTTAGTAAAGACAACAATAGTCCCCCAAATTAGGGCCTTGAGTTATTTGAACCTgtttacaaagacaaagaagCTTTGGTCAAAGGGGggttgcaatttttttttgccaagatatgcttaatttatatttctctgtgACAATCTGCCTAATTAATGACAAAACTTTGGTTGTGTAGCAACAATGTATTTGCAGTTTCTCAGGTCCCTATCTTTGATTTTTTCCTGTAAGATGAGAGAGTGTGAGGTAGAGAGGAATCTGTGTCTCTTCTCTACAAGAATGTTACATTTCACATTAGATAAGGAGCAGGACAGTTAAAAAAATCTGAGATCTAAGAATGATGCTGGGATGAGACCCTAACTAGTTAAAAAATACAATGGATGGGGGTCCTCTTTCTGGACTTTGGTTTACCTGGCTcaaattgaattattttaattattgagATAATGGGTTTAATTTCAAATTTcatcattctttgtttttcttcttggctggggaagatggaaggaaaagaggggatgagaaaagagggaagggaggagggagaaagagaaggggagcagAACAGAATTAGTTGGCTCAATGACCTAGGAAGATAGGTAGGGAACCTACTGCCCAACATGTGCTCAGGAGGCTTTATTATTTAAGAGAGACTTTGGGATTTTAGAATGGACCAGTCAGCTAAGACACTGGTTAATCCCAATGATAGTAGTTGAATACCCAAGGGCATTCTATGATGAGAGACGTGATTCTTTTCTGATGCCTGCAAGGAATTTGAAGTACTAGGACAAAATGAAATTATGATGGACCAAACTAGACCCAGGAAACTGTAGCTAGATAGTATATCATATGAATTAAGTGTCAAGTACTCAGGAGTGAATAGTTTTCTTTTATACTAACTTCCACTACCCAGAATTTGTTTATCTCTTGTAAATAAATTGCAGAAATTCATTCTTATTGGTTTCTATGTGTATAGGCAAGGAATGACCTATCCcccatatagctgccaaaatagTCTTTCTAAGACACAGACCCAACTATGTTTCTTCCTAGATTAAACAATTCCAATGCCTCCCAAagtcctctaggataaaataaagttGCCTGAGCCTGGTATTTAAAGTCTGGTCCCAATCTGTcattgttctcaaagaggaccaaaatgacatcactatgttagagtcaagttacaatgagTCTGACAGTAGCTGATCAGGTCACAATGaacctggaatgctctaccacagatagGGCACGAATAGTCCATGTGatcatttggggtggattctctaaatttgtgccctctcatttcttttgagctgcttcaattATGCTTTGCTCATAAAACACAGCATCATATCTGATgcgggcacaccatgctgggctatcctttgccagtgtctcccatgtcacacagttgATTCTAAAGTTCTCCAGAGAGACTTCAAGAGTGTCTTTGTGtcttttcttctgaccaccatatgagcACTTGCCTTGGGTGAGTTCTCGGTAATTAGGCAAGCATGCATTTGGCaattgaacaacatggccagcccattgcagttgtgctctctgcagttgAGTTTGAATGCTTGCAATTTGGTTCAAGAAAGGACGTCACTGTCTGGTACCTTCTCCTGCTAAGTGAAAAATTTAGttatcttcctaagacagttcaaatggaagcaattcggTTTCCTAGCATGGTGCTGTTATAATGTCCagttttcacaggcatacagcaatgaggtcagcacaatggctctgtagatcttcagtttggtcgtcagtctaatacctctcctctcccacaTCTATTCCAATATACCTTCTTTCTGTATAATTCTGTATAGATATATTTGTCAGAAAGATCTTGGATCCTTAGTAGTTTTTAATGAGAAGTTGTGGGACCCTGACAGCAGCAGTCTGTAACTTCTGGGGCAATTtgaagcatttctttcttttaacttcAAAATcagtgtgttttttaaaattaaattatattacaCATTTCCTTTCACAGATAGTTAAGAGCTGAATTTGCCTTGGAAATGAAGAACTACACATTGGTGACTGAGTTCATCCTGCTGGGAATCCCTGAGACAGCAGGGCTAGAGACAGTGCTCTTTGTTCTCTTCTTGTCTTTGTACATATGCACACTGTCAGGGAATGTGCTCATCCTCATGACCATCATCTCTTCCTCTCGCCTTCATACCCCTATGTATTTCTTCCTGGGAAACCTCTCTATATTTGACATGGGATTCTCCTCCGTCACCTCACCCAAAATGTTGTTCTATCTTTCTGGTCAGACACCAGCCATCTCTTTCCAGGGATGTGTAGCTCAATTGTTCTTCTACCATTTCTTGGGATGCACTGAGGCTTTCCTGTACACTGTTATGGCATATGATCGTTTTGTTGCCATATGTCACCCTCTACATTACACAGTTATCATGAGTCATAGGGTGTGCTCTATCCTAGCAACAAGCACCTGGATGTGTGGTTGTGTTCATGCTACTCTCCTGACCACTCTTACTTTCCAGTTACCTTATTGTGAACATAACCAAGTAGGATACTATTTCTGTGACATTCCTGCTGTTTTACCTCTGGCCTGTGCAGACACATCTTTAGCCCAGTGGGTTAGTTTTACTAATGTTGGTCTTTTGTCTCTCATATGTCTTTTCCTCATTGTCATTTCCTATACTCGCATTGGGATCTCCATATCCAGAATACGTTCCACTGAAGGTAGACAAAGAGCCTTTTCCACTTGCAGTGCACACCTCACAGCAATCCTTTGTGTCTATGGGCCTGTTATCATCATCTACCTACAACCCACTCCCAGCCCCTTGCTTGGCTCAGTGGTTCAGATATTAAATAATCTTGTGACCCCCACATTGAACCCCTTGATCTATAGTTTAAGGAATAAGGATGTGAAATTTGCCCTTAACAGAGTGTTATCTAAAATAGGACTCATTGTTGAGAATGAATAAGCCTTTAATTATAGATGTACAAAGCCTGATTCCTCCTTGGTGAACCCAGTTTGCTTAGAGCACCTTTCAAATTTTGTTAAGAAACTGCAAACCATtgtaaattattttatcttttaaggtTGTTGATTCTTACAAAATATGCTTATGTAGATATGCATTTCCCCATTTTTGTAATgaaattttgttcatataattacatatttttaataactattttattatgaacttaataaatatcaacaaacattaaCATTTCTATTTACAAagattacagaaaagaaaaatgtatatggAATTACAAACTTACATCATGTACAGTTCTTCAAAGCATATAATCTCATATTGTAGTAACAAAACTGCCATACTTGTCTGCTGTATACCACTGAAattgcttttgctttctttgctgtattttaaaatcatttactgatgtattttttctttcttttcttctttttaaaaaatctctatcATTTCCAACCATCTCCACCTCCTCCAAATAGAATCTCTACTTTCAAGTAAGTATAATCAAGTCAAGAAAATCAATACATTGATTATGTCTGAATTTATGAATCATTCTGTACTTCTTTTCTGAGAGATGGGAAACACAGttcatcttcagtcttttgaAGTCCTGATTGGTTGCTACATTTGTCAGAATACTGAAATCTTTCAATATTGTTGTCCTTTCCATTATTttggtcattgtgtaaattgttttcctggcttatttcactctgcatctttAATTGTTACTCAAAAATGTACTGGCCAGTTGATTTTCCTTTATAAACAAACTGCTTATTCATCCTTTCCTCCCATCAGAGGACATTTGAAAGTAGAGAGATCCACTCACCCACCCCCAGTCTTTCAATCAGTATGTTTCCTCTATTTTATAGGCACAGAAAAAAggtgagaagaaaatggaaaaggcccAAGTTGTGAAGGAACACTGAAATTGCTTGctgtttctttcccttcctctcaatCTATGAGAATTGGGTCCCTTAGTGGGAAACTAGATAATTAAACTGCACTTCAACCTGGTAATTAGAAGTATGAATAAGAATCATGGTATGAACTAGTGATAATTCCTAATATTTGACTGGTGAAGTAGAATCCCTATGGTGAGACAACGTCACTAAGAGAGCTGatacatcattattattaattatttttagcaAAGACACCCATTTATACAaattacagaaaaatagaaatcagagaaggtatacatagagAATATATGCCAGATGATACAGAGGCAAAGAGCTTTCCCAATGAAAGCAAGGTGTCCAAGAGAGAGAAACAGTTCTAGATCCAAACTGAGGGGAAATTCCCTGAGACagtttggtagtttgattggtatggatcTGAATAAGTAAATCGATTTAGgtagatttgtcatttttataatattagtttggcctacccatgagtaactgatattttcccaattatttagatctgactttatttgtgtgaaaagtgttttgtgttcATATGTtttctggatttgtcttggcaagta
This Trichosurus vulpecula isolate mTriVul1 chromosome 2, mTriVul1.pri, whole genome shotgun sequence DNA region includes the following protein-coding sequences:
- the LOC118839091 gene encoding putative olfactory receptor 10D4 produces the protein MKNYTLVTEFILLGIPETAGLETVLFVLFLSLYICTLSGNVLILMTIISSSRLHTPMYFFLGNLSIFDMGFSSVTSPKMLFYLSGQTPAISFQGCVAQLFFYHFLGCTEAFLYTVMAYDRFVAICHPLHYTVIMSHRVCSILATSTWMCGCVHATLLTTLTFQLPYCEHNQVGYYFCDIPAVLPLACADTSLAQWVSFTNVGLLSLICLFLIVISYTRIGISISRIRSTEGRQRAFSTCSAHLTAILCVYGPVIIIYLQPTPSPLLGSVVQILNNLVTPTLNPLIYSLRNKDVKFALNRVLSKIGLIVENE